In Microvirga lotononidis, a single genomic region encodes these proteins:
- a CDS encoding GlxA family transcriptional regulator, which produces MRMIRIWVYDGVLASGVSGPIDVFAAANRIAAKSPVNRRQPFQPIRWRVESLNGKPVHSASGQTVAVDGRIDARGRADAILVTAPFVADMEEFVSRREQLHALSSALRRQHAAGAVVASYCTGSYLLAEAGLLDGRIATTHWDRATDFARRYPRVELRANEVMTEQDRVLCTGAVTSFLNLALRLVEMIGDANLATTTAKALLIDTNRVSQASYATLLDEHGHSDRLVARAQIRMEATLQHGFRLSELAAYLAVSERTLNRRFKQAVGDTPLEYLQSLRIEVAKRLLEAGHASLEGVSQRIGYGDLSTFRELFKRKTGLTPREYQRRFARHASRNTSSAAQS; this is translated from the coding sequence ATGAGAATGATCCGTATCTGGGTATATGATGGTGTCCTGGCCTCGGGCGTATCTGGTCCAATCGACGTCTTCGCAGCAGCTAACCGCATTGCCGCCAAGAGCCCTGTGAACCGTCGCCAGCCGTTCCAGCCGATCCGGTGGCGTGTGGAATCTCTTAATGGCAAACCGGTGCATAGTGCTTCGGGTCAAACCGTAGCGGTCGACGGGAGGATCGATGCCCGCGGGCGGGCCGACGCAATTCTGGTGACCGCACCGTTCGTCGCCGACATGGAGGAGTTTGTCTCCCGGCGCGAGCAACTGCACGCACTGTCGTCTGCACTGCGGCGGCAACACGCAGCGGGCGCGGTGGTAGCTTCCTATTGCACCGGCAGTTATCTGCTGGCCGAAGCGGGACTACTTGATGGCCGTATTGCCACTACCCACTGGGATCGGGCTACGGACTTCGCCCGGCGGTACCCAAGGGTTGAACTTCGAGCCAATGAAGTTATGACCGAACAGGATCGCGTTCTCTGTACCGGCGCTGTGACATCCTTTCTCAACCTGGCCCTGCGCCTCGTCGAGATGATCGGCGATGCCAATTTGGCCACGACGACCGCCAAGGCCCTGTTGATTGACACCAATCGTGTGTCGCAGGCATCATATGCGACGTTGCTCGACGAGCATGGACACTCCGATCGCCTTGTCGCCCGCGCTCAGATCCGGATGGAGGCAACACTTCAACACGGGTTTCGGCTGTCCGAACTCGCAGCTTATCTTGCCGTCAGCGAACGGACCCTCAACCGACGTTTCAAGCAAGCAGTGGGTGACACGCCCCTGGAATATCTCCAGTCCCTCCGTATCGAAGTCGCCAAGCGGTTGCTCGAGGCGGGCCACGCCAGCCTTGAAGGCGTGAGCCAACGTATCGGCTATGGCGATCTCAGCACATTTCGCGAGCTC
- a CDS encoding tautomerase family protein translates to MPMLDAFIPEGALSPAAEARLLQEVTDLLMQHEGIDPANEKARAVSLIFLHRPVVYVAGALTTSPRYRFIPSVMEGLYDDKRRSAIVREITEAVSRAEGATFEDVAPRVWVFPTEIADGRWGGRGVIRRLPEFLAYALGDEASADGARRLAERRRQEAVAVLEAARGAAATEAS, encoded by the coding sequence ATGCCGATGCTCGATGCATTTATTCCGGAAGGCGCGTTGTCGCCCGCCGCGGAAGCACGGTTGCTGCAGGAGGTCACGGACCTCTTGATGCAGCACGAGGGGATTGATCCGGCGAACGAGAAGGCGCGGGCGGTGAGCCTCATCTTCCTGCATAGGCCGGTAGTGTATGTCGCGGGAGCGCTGACGACCTCGCCGCGCTATCGATTCATCCCTTCCGTGATGGAAGGCCTCTACGATGACAAGCGGAGAAGCGCGATCGTGCGCGAGATCACTGAAGCAGTGTCTCGGGCGGAGGGAGCGACGTTCGAAGACGTCGCACCGCGCGTTTGGGTGTTCCCTACCGAGATCGCAGACGGCCGCTGGGGTGGTCGTGGCGTGATCCGCCGGCTTCCGGAATTCCTCGCCTATGCGCTCGGCGACGAGGCGAGCGCCGATGGAGCCCGTCGCCTGGCCGAGCGGCGCCGGCAAGAGGCGGTGGCTGTTCTTGAGGCCGCGCGAGGCGCTGCAGCCACTGAGGCGTCATAA
- a CDS encoding MerR family transcriptional regulator: MARSADIAALRTLGLSLAQVAHVLGANPRDLEPALAAHQERLEEQVRQTNGAIKKIRKLRVDLAQGHVPTAGELSGLSGSPSLSMAVNLPWPWGGERFELRDIQPLTFITGPLGSGKTRLAAL; encoded by the coding sequence ATGGCCCGCTCCGCCGACATCGCGGCGTTGCGGACGCTTGGCCTAAGCCTCGCCCAGGTGGCGCACGTGTTGGGTGCCAACCCGCGAGATCTGGAGCCAGCCCTGGCAGCCCATCAAGAGCGGCTTGAGGAGCAAGTTCGTCAGACGAACGGCGCAATCAAAAAGATCCGCAAGCTCCGGGTCGACCTTGCTCAAGGCCATGTGCCTACGGCCGGAGAGCTCTCGGGCCTGAGCGGCTCCCCCAGTCTCAGCATGGCAGTCAATCTGCCGTGGCCGTGGGGCGGCGAACGGTTTGAGCTGCGCGACATCCAGCCGCTGACCTTCATCACCGGCCCCTTGGGCAGCGGCAAGACGCGACTCGCCGCTTTATGA
- a CDS encoding MerR family transcriptional regulator: MSSSAQFFSPSEAAKRLGVSTKALRLYEQRDLVARSARHRVAGL, from the coding sequence GTGAGCTCTTCCGCCCAATTCTTCAGCCCTTCCGAAGCGGCCAAGCGGCTCGGCGTCTCCACCAAGGCTCTGCGCCTCTATGAGCAGCGCGACTTGGTCGCCCGATCCGCTCGGCACCGAGTGGCGGGCCTATGA
- a CDS encoding sigma-70 RNA polymerase sigma factor region 4 domain-containing protein, translated as MNRAEEAEEAAADLARAIQVLSEGDLLRLKALARLRARSLPGVEWADVLNETIMRALSGTRRWPPGVPIISFLAWAMRSVCDEYWRKARRERSVIVSIEVSSGGWPPDQADDAPDADPERTAAAVQMLAVLDALFAQDETALKIIAGLEDGLSAAEIRLRYGLSETEYDSARKRMRRTLLRHNLKGWER; from the coding sequence GTGAACCGTGCTGAAGAGGCTGAAGAGGCGGCAGCGGACCTTGCCCGTGCGATCCAAGTCCTGTCGGAAGGGGATCTGCTTCGCCTCAAGGCGCTCGCCCGGCTCAGAGCCCGCAGCCTCCCAGGGGTCGAATGGGCGGACGTGCTCAACGAAACCATCATGCGCGCGCTCAGTGGCACGCGCCGGTGGCCACCTGGGGTGCCAATCATTAGCTTTCTGGCCTGGGCGATGCGAAGCGTCTGTGACGAATATTGGCGGAAGGCGCGACGGGAACGAAGCGTCATCGTCAGCATCGAGGTGAGCAGTGGTGGCTGGCCGCCCGATCAGGCCGACGACGCGCCCGACGCCGATCCCGAGCGCACCGCGGCTGCCGTCCAGATGCTAGCCGTTCTCGATGCCTTGTTCGCCCAGGATGAAACTGCCCTCAAGATCATTGCCGGGCTGGAGGATGGTCTGTCAGCGGCAGAGATCCGCCTTCGATATGGCTTGTCCGAGACGGAATACGACAGCGCGCGCAAACGCATGAGACGGACCTTGCTGCGCCATAACTTGAAAGGTTGGGAGCGATGA
- a CDS encoding protein-L-isoaspartate O-methyltransferase family protein — protein MTENELSIVRRAYAKQIMAADWPVVSQQVEDAFAAVPREHFLGPGPWPIFRFWQNGYMTTPSADPVYLYTNDLVGIAPERHINNGQPSLHAHLLACAAPNEGEHVVHVGAGLGYYSAIMAEMIGPSGQVTAIEYELDLAARARENLSRYANVSVIQGDGASVPFEPADVIYVNAGTTKPADIWLDRLRDGGRLILPLTTDKSFRSAEPGPISRRGAVFLITRRGPDFLARWVSPVAIYPCAGLRDEASEHALAAAFEKGDWKRVTGLRRTANLPEEQCWLRAQGWSLTYEEPVA, from the coding sequence ATGACCGAGAATGAGCTTTCAATCGTCCGGCGTGCCTATGCCAAGCAGATCATGGCGGCCGACTGGCCGGTGGTCAGTCAACAGGTGGAGGATGCCTTTGCGGCCGTTCCGCGGGAGCATTTCCTAGGTCCGGGTCCCTGGCCGATCTTCCGCTTCTGGCAGAACGGTTATATGACCACGCCCAGCGCCGATCCGGTCTATCTCTACACCAACGACCTCGTCGGCATCGCCCCGGAGCGGCACATCAACAATGGCCAACCGTCCTTACACGCTCATCTCCTCGCCTGTGCGGCACCCAACGAGGGCGAACATGTCGTCCATGTCGGGGCCGGACTCGGCTACTACTCCGCGATCATGGCCGAGATGATTGGGCCCTCCGGGCAGGTGACCGCGATCGAGTACGAGCTGGATCTGGCGGCTCGGGCGAGGGAGAATCTCTCCCGCTATGCCAACGTCTCTGTAATCCAGGGAGATGGGGCCTCTGTGCCCTTCGAGCCGGCCGACGTGATCTACGTCAATGCCGGCACAACGAAGCCCGCCGACATCTGGCTCGACCGGCTCCGGGACGGCGGCAGGCTCATCCTGCCGCTGACGACCGACAAAAGCTTCCGATCGGCCGAACCCGGTCCGATCAGCCGCCGCGGCGCGGTCTTCCTCATCACACGCCGAGGACCGGATTTCCTGGCCCGCTGGGTGTCGCCGGTCGCGATCTATCCCTGCGCCGGCCTGCGGGATGAGGCCTCGGAGCATGCCCTGGCCGCAGCCTTCGAGAAGGGCGACTGGAAGCGGGTGACAGGATTGCGCCGCACAGCCAATCTTCCGGAAGAGCAGTGTTGGCTTCGGGCTCAGGGCTGGAGCCTCACCTACGAGGAGCCCGTCGCGTGA
- a CDS encoding MFS transporter has product MSALTIMAATAISPGLPAIEAAFAGTENAALLTRLLITMPALVIACVAPVAGSLTDCFGRWRVLVCAILLYGFAGMSGLVLDTLHGLLFGRAVLGAAVAGIMTATTALIGDLYAGPARDRFIGLQAAFTGVGGLVFMSAGGLLSEAGWRAPFAIYGLAFIVLPAVVVCLAEPRRTGQMMAAEPAAALPWLPIAVLFLAAAFNSLIFYLIPTQLPFHLYALGVTSPGVVGMTLGVFNLAIAAASLGYGYLRNRIGILGGFGLGFGLMAVGYGIIAAAASHAFVLTGLVATGAGMGCVMPGLMAGAMTLAPPSVRGRVAGGLTASIFLGQFLSPLASQPWVGWFGYSAAFRDMGLLLGLASLLAVLLAVRMRILLRGTDERLVSTQDLDRCRRK; this is encoded by the coding sequence GTGAGCGCTCTCACGATCATGGCCGCGACGGCAATCTCGCCGGGGCTTCCTGCCATAGAGGCGGCGTTCGCGGGCACAGAGAACGCAGCCTTGCTGACGCGGCTCCTGATCACCATGCCGGCTCTCGTCATCGCCTGCGTGGCGCCGGTGGCAGGCAGCCTCACGGACTGCTTCGGACGCTGGCGTGTCCTGGTCTGTGCCATTCTTCTTTATGGCTTCGCCGGCATGTCCGGTCTTGTCCTCGACACGTTGCACGGGCTGCTCTTCGGACGAGCCGTGCTAGGGGCGGCCGTGGCCGGGATCATGACGGCCACAACAGCCCTCATCGGGGATCTTTATGCTGGACCGGCCCGTGATCGCTTCATAGGTTTACAGGCGGCCTTCACAGGTGTGGGCGGCTTGGTGTTCATGAGCGCCGGAGGCCTCCTGTCCGAAGCGGGCTGGCGGGCCCCCTTCGCGATCTATGGGCTTGCCTTCATCGTGCTTCCCGCCGTCGTGGTCTGCCTCGCCGAACCGAGGCGCACAGGCCAGATGATGGCGGCGGAGCCGGCAGCAGCGCTCCCCTGGCTGCCGATCGCGGTTCTGTTTCTGGCAGCGGCCTTCAACAGCCTGATCTTCTATCTGATCCCTACCCAGCTCCCTTTTCATCTTTACGCTCTCGGCGTCACCTCGCCCGGTGTCGTAGGGATGACGCTCGGCGTCTTCAATCTTGCGATCGCGGCAGCCTCGCTGGGCTACGGCTATCTCCGGAACCGGATCGGGATCCTCGGAGGGTTCGGTCTCGGCTTCGGTCTCATGGCTGTGGGCTACGGCATCATTGCGGCCGCGGCGTCCCATGCCTTCGTCCTGACTGGACTCGTCGCGACGGGGGCGGGCATGGGCTGCGTCATGCCGGGCCTCATGGCGGGTGCCATGACGCTCGCCCCACCGTCGGTTCGCGGGCGGGTCGCAGGCGGGCTGACGGCCAGCATCTTTCTAGGGCAATTCCTGTCACCGCTGGCCAGCCAGCCTTGGGTCGGCTGGTTCGGCTATAGCGCGGCCTTCCGTGACATGGGCCTTCTTCTCGGGCTCGCATCGCTGCTGGCGGTCCTCTTGGCGGTGAGGATGCGCATTCTCCTTCGGGGAACGGACGAACGACTCGTCAGCACTCAGGACCTGGACCGGTGTCGAAGGAAATGA
- the istB gene encoding IS21-like element helper ATPase IstB, protein MTSPNAIDAGRLTLALNDLRLPAIKTIWPDFAARADKEGWPAARFLAALAEHEMAERASRRIQRHLDEARLPPGKTLDSFDFSAVPMISKAQVMALAAGDSWLEKGANLLMFGPPGGGKSHLAAALGLALVENGWRVLFTRTTDLVQKLQTARRDLQLEAAIAKLDKYHLLILDDLAYVSKDQAETSVIFELIGARYERRSLLITANQPFGEWGKIFPDQAMTLAAVDRLIHHATIFEMNVESYRRRTAIERKRGPGRPPTRATIKTSS, encoded by the coding sequence ATGACGAGCCCTAATGCGATTGATGCCGGTCGCCTGACCCTGGCGCTCAACGATCTGCGGCTTCCGGCGATCAAGACGATCTGGCCGGATTTCGCCGCCCGCGCCGACAAGGAGGGCTGGCCGGCGGCCCGCTTCCTGGCGGCTCTGGCCGAGCACGAGATGGCCGAGCGCGCCAGCCGGCGCATCCAGCGCCATCTCGATGAGGCCCGGCTGCCGCCCGGCAAGACCCTCGACAGCTTCGACTTCTCCGCGGTGCCGATGATCAGCAAGGCCCAGGTGATGGCGCTGGCGGCCGGCGACAGTTGGCTCGAGAAAGGCGCCAATCTGTTGATGTTCGGCCCGCCGGGCGGGGGCAAATCGCATCTGGCGGCAGCCCTGGGCCTGGCCCTGGTGGAGAATGGCTGGCGGGTGCTGTTCACCCGCACCACCGATCTGGTGCAGAAGCTCCAGACAGCACGGCGGGATCTTCAGCTCGAGGCGGCGATTGCCAAACTCGACAAGTACCATCTGCTGATCCTGGATGACCTCGCCTATGTCAGCAAGGATCAGGCAGAAACCAGCGTCATCTTTGAACTCATCGGCGCCCGGTACGAGCGTCGCTCACTTTTGATTACGGCCAATCAGCCCTTCGGCGAATGGGGGAAGATCTTTCCGGATCAGGCGATGACACTCGCCGCGGTGGATCGTTTGATTCACCACGCGACGATCTTTGAGATGAATGTCGAGAGCTATCGCCGCCGAACCGCCATCGAGCGTAAACGCGGACCGGGACGCCCGCCGACACGCGCGACAATCAAGACCTCATCCTGA
- the istA gene encoding IS21 family transposase — translation MPGRHITDCQMRLYMKFRQTNTAPIAAAKAGFSPSTASRIDKDPRLPSHRKAPRGRRRPDPLAGVWDSEIVPLLQAAPSLRPVALFEEIVRRHPDLGPGIRRTLERRVRSWRALHGPEQEVIFRQVHEPGRMGLSDFTDMADLAITLAGQPLEHRLYHFRLAYSGFEHAHVVLGGESYVALAEGLQNALWALGGAPREHRSDSLSAAFRNLDRDAREDLTRRYDALCTHYGMEPSRNNAGIAHENGAIESVHGHLKKVIEDALLLRGSRDFADLYAYRRFVDEVVGRRNARNAPRIEVERAALQELPDRRTAAYEDAIVTVTSTSGFVLRKVFYSVPSRLIGHRLRVRLFDDRLEVYLGGTHQMTLPRGRAHPNGRHGHVVDYRHVIHSLRRKPMALMGLVYRDQLFPRQAYARAFEAMCAKLPTRTACRTMVDLLALAHERACEADLAARLDADLTAGRLPDLKSLRALFSPDAGAVPDIVVSYAPLSAYEELARGHQGEVA, via the coding sequence TTGCCCGGCCGCCATATCACCGACTGCCAGATGAGGCTGTACATGAAGTTTCGCCAAACCAACACCGCCCCGATCGCCGCTGCCAAGGCCGGCTTCAGTCCCTCCACCGCCTCCCGCATCGACAAGGACCCGCGGCTGCCCTCCCACAGGAAAGCCCCGCGCGGGCGCCGACGCCCCGATCCGCTCGCGGGTGTCTGGGACAGCGAGATCGTCCCGCTGCTCCAAGCCGCCCCGAGCCTGCGCCCCGTGGCCCTCTTCGAGGAGATCGTGCGCCGCCATCCCGACCTCGGCCCCGGCATCCGCCGCACCCTCGAGCGCCGCGTCCGATCCTGGCGTGCCCTGCATGGTCCCGAGCAGGAGGTCATCTTCCGCCAGGTGCACGAGCCCGGGCGCATGGGCCTGTCCGACTTCACCGACATGGCCGATCTGGCCATCACCCTTGCCGGCCAGCCCCTCGAGCACCGGCTCTATCACTTCCGGCTCGCCTATTCCGGCTTCGAGCATGCCCACGTGGTGCTCGGCGGCGAAAGCTATGTCGCACTCGCCGAGGGGCTGCAGAATGCCCTCTGGGCCTTGGGTGGCGCCCCACGCGAGCACCGCAGCGACAGTCTCTCGGCGGCCTTCCGCAATCTGGATCGCGACGCCCGCGAGGATCTGACCCGGCGCTATGATGCCCTGTGCACCCATTACGGCATGGAGCCGAGCCGCAACAATGCCGGAATTGCCCACGAGAACGGCGCCATCGAGAGCGTGCACGGCCACCTCAAGAAGGTGATCGAGGATGCTCTGCTGCTGCGCGGCTCACGCGACTTCGCCGATCTTTATGCCTACCGCCGCTTCGTCGACGAGGTGGTCGGGCGCCGCAATGCCCGCAATGCCCCACGGATTGAGGTCGAGCGCGCTGCCCTTCAGGAACTGCCGGACCGACGCACCGCCGCTTACGAGGATGCCATCGTCACGGTGACCTCGACCAGCGGCTTCGTGCTGCGCAAGGTGTTCTACAGCGTGCCCTCGCGCCTGATCGGCCATCGGCTGCGGGTGCGCCTGTTTGATGATCGGCTCGAGGTCTATCTCGGCGGCACGCACCAGATGACGCTGCCGCGCGGGCGGGCCCATCCCAACGGCCGGCACGGGCATGTGGTTGATTACCGGCACGTGATCCACTCGCTGCGGCGCAAGCCCATGGCCCTGATGGGGCTGGTCTACCGCGATCAGCTCTTCCCCCGGCAAGCCTATGCCCGGGCGTTCGAGGCGATGTGCGCCAAGCTTCCCACCCGGACCGCCTGCCGCACCATGGTCGATCTGCTGGCCTTGGCGCATGAGCGCGCCTGCGAGGCCGACCTCGCCGCGCGCCTCGATGCGGATCTGACGGCCGGCCGGCTGCCGGATCTCAAGAGCTTGCGCGCGCTGTTCAGTCCGGATGCCGGTGCCGTGCCCGACATCGTGGTCTCCTATGCGCCGCTCAGTGCCTACGAGGAACTCGCCCGCGGGCATCAGGGAGAGGTCGCATGA
- a CDS encoding NADPH-dependent FMN reductase — MNDPIKLALIYGSTREGRFCDRVATWAANEIWSRNDFLLDLIDPAELDLPARHGPSDDPALAELRKRLGNADAFIVVTPEYNHGYPAPLKFLIDSAHREWQAKPVAFVSYGGISGGLRAVEQLRLVFAELHAVTIRDCVSFANPWHRFDADGRLIDADDARSAMATMASRLRWWAFVLREARRAAPYGEMAA; from the coding sequence ATGAACGATCCGATCAAGCTGGCCCTGATCTACGGCAGCACGCGCGAAGGCCGCTTCTGCGACAGGGTCGCGACCTGGGCCGCCAACGAGATTTGGAGCCGCAACGACTTCCTCCTCGACCTGATCGACCCAGCCGAGCTGGACCTGCCTGCCCGTCACGGGCCGAGCGACGACCCAGCCCTTGCGGAGCTCAGGAAGCGGCTTGGCAATGCCGACGCCTTCATCGTCGTCACGCCTGAGTACAACCATGGCTATCCGGCCCCGCTCAAGTTCCTGATCGACTCGGCCCATCGCGAGTGGCAGGCCAAGCCCGTGGCCTTCGTGTCCTATGGGGGGATCTCCGGAGGTCTGCGCGCGGTCGAGCAGTTGCGCCTGGTCTTCGCCGAACTTCATGCCGTCACGATCCGGGACTGCGTGAGCTTCGCCAATCCCTGGCACCGTTTCGACGCCGACGGTCGGCTGATCGACGCTGACGATGCCCGAAGCGCCATGGCCACCATGGCGTCGCGCCTGCGCTGGTGGGCTTTCGTCCTGCGCGAGGCCCGTCGGGCTGCCCCGTACGGCGAGATGGCGGCATGA
- the soxR gene encoding redox-sensitive transcriptional activator SoxR, with product MGRVTPETSHRELTVGEVAARSGVAVSTLHFYEAKGLIRSTRNQGNQRRYPREVLRRVAIIKVAQRTGIPLAEIREALSTLPQGRTPTATDWSRLSAQWKADLDARIARLTRLRDQLNDCIGCGCLSTAACPLRNPFDELSEQGAGPRLLDPT from the coding sequence ATGGGCAGGGTGACACCGGAGACGTCCCACCGGGAACTGACCGTGGGCGAGGTCGCGGCCCGGAGTGGGGTAGCCGTGTCCACCCTCCACTTCTACGAGGCCAAGGGCCTGATCCGGAGCACCCGCAACCAGGGCAATCAACGGCGCTATCCGCGCGAAGTGCTGCGGCGAGTGGCGATCATCAAGGTGGCGCAGCGCACGGGCATTCCGCTGGCCGAAATCCGCGAGGCGCTGTCGACCCTTCCGCAGGGGCGCACCCCCACGGCGACTGACTGGAGCCGGCTCTCGGCCCAGTGGAAGGCCGATCTGGACGCGCGCATCGCCCGGCTCACACGACTACGCGACCAGCTCAACGACTGCATCGGTTGTGGGTGCCTCTCGACAGCGGCATGCCCACTGCGCAATCCGTTCGACGAGCTCTCGGAGCAAGGGGCGGGACCACGGCTCCTGGATCCTACATAG
- a CDS encoding VOC family protein — MKQSIAHIALVVRDYDEAIDFYVNKLRFELVEDTYQPEQDKRWVVVRPQGDGTTSLLLARASTPHEETFIGNQAGGRVFLFLRTEDFQRDYAAMVEQGIKFVREPKEAPYGTVAVFGDLYGNLWDLVQFTDGRD, encoded by the coding sequence TTGAAGCAGAGCATCGCGCATATCGCTCTCGTGGTTCGAGACTACGACGAAGCCATCGACTTTTACGTCAACAAGCTTCGGTTTGAGCTGGTTGAGGACACGTACCAGCCGGAGCAGGACAAGCGTTGGGTTGTCGTACGCCCTCAAGGCGATGGAACGACGTCCTTGCTTCTGGCACGCGCCTCCACTCCCCACGAGGAGACATTCATCGGCAACCAGGCTGGCGGTCGCGTTTTCCTGTTCCTTCGGACTGAGGACTTTCAGAGGGACTATGCCGCGATGGTTGAGCAGGGCATCAAGTTCGTTCGCGAGCCAAAGGAGGCTCCCTACGGCACCGTCGCAGTGTTCGGGGATCTGTACGGCAATCTGTGGGATCTTGTTCAATTCACGGACGGCCGGGACTGA
- a CDS encoding LysR substrate-binding domain-containing protein, giving the protein MQNLNRFHLNGLRALEAAGRLGSLRAAAGELGVTIGAVSQQVLKAEEQFGRPVFERHPKGLRPTPFGEEVLRYLSAGFAEISAGLALGDRRREGVLTVSVAPVFASKWLVWRLQRFRDLHPNIRIRIDADVALVDPNASDVDVCIRVGRGNWPNVRAEQLLDQLVFPVCSPVLAERLRHPRDLAHVPIIREPTPMFGWDAWLGPNGLDETILGDGPVFSDASLCLDAAVAGQGVFLGWETLACDAIAMGRLSAPFPDRYATGIAYWFVTSLSAPPTRAVRAFRDWLKGELASRAAPEAGLVSAP; this is encoded by the coding sequence ATGCAGAACCTGAACCGCTTTCACCTGAATGGGCTGCGTGCCCTTGAGGCCGCCGGGCGCCTGGGTAGCCTGCGGGCAGCGGCCGGGGAACTTGGCGTCACCATCGGGGCGGTGAGCCAGCAGGTGCTCAAGGCCGAGGAGCAGTTCGGCCGCCCGGTGTTCGAGCGCCACCCCAAGGGGCTGAGGCCAACACCTTTTGGAGAGGAAGTGCTGCGTTACCTCAGCGCGGGCTTCGCAGAGATCTCCGCCGGCCTCGCCCTCGGCGACCGTCGGCGCGAGGGCGTTCTCACCGTTTCGGTTGCTCCCGTCTTCGCCAGCAAGTGGCTGGTGTGGCGCCTCCAGCGCTTCCGTGACCTCCATCCCAACATCCGCATTCGCATCGACGCGGACGTTGCCCTGGTGGATCCAAACGCGTCGGATGTGGACGTGTGCATCCGGGTTGGCCGCGGCAACTGGCCGAATGTCAGGGCCGAGCAACTGCTTGACCAGCTCGTGTTCCCGGTGTGCAGCCCGGTCCTTGCCGAGCGGCTGCGCCATCCCCGCGATCTTGCCCATGTTCCGATCATCCGCGAACCAACCCCGATGTTTGGCTGGGACGCCTGGCTTGGCCCCAATGGTCTCGATGAGACGATCCTTGGCGACGGCCCCGTCTTCTCGGACGCCTCGCTTTGCCTGGACGCGGCGGTGGCGGGCCAGGGTGTCTTCCTCGGCTGGGAGACGCTGGCCTGCGATGCCATCGCCATGGGTCGCCTGTCCGCTCCGTTCCCGGATCGCTACGCCACCGGGATCGCATATTGGTTTGTGACCTCCTTGTCGGCACCTCCGACACGGGCAGTGAGGGCATTCCGCGACTGGTTGAAAGGAGAGCTCGCCAGCAGGGCAGCGCCAGAAGCAGGTCTTGTTTCTGCACCATAA
- a CDS encoding DUF1275 family protein: MLEALLLAAAVGLASSGWTISAAILPVVAAMGVQNTALHPMNGVRLGVTFITGTLVSLGQALGQTLTGRAQPRQLGGHALLWCALTTGAAAGATLHGALGPVALFVPAILVTGLAMLSALAVLGAESRRGGPPQTSSSPPVRHRVDPRQDRPSVWPYY; encoded by the coding sequence TTGCTGGAGGCGCTCCTGCTCGCGGCAGCGGTTGGTCTGGCCAGCTCCGGATGGACCATCTCGGCCGCAATCCTCCCAGTCGTGGCCGCGATGGGCGTGCAGAACACCGCCCTGCACCCGATGAATGGTGTGCGGCTGGGCGTGACCTTCATCACCGGCACGCTGGTGAGCCTGGGGCAGGCGTTGGGTCAGACCCTGACCGGCAGGGCGCAGCCACGACAATTGGGAGGCCACGCCCTGCTGTGGTGTGCTTTGACCACAGGGGCCGCGGCCGGCGCGACCCTGCACGGCGCCTTGGGCCCTGTGGCCCTGTTTGTTCCGGCCATTCTGGTCACCGGCCTGGCAATGCTCAGTGCGCTGGCGGTGCTGGGAGCCGAATCCCGACGAGGGGGTCCTCCGCAAACATCTTCATCGCCGCCGGTCCGGCACCGCGTCGATCCACGCCAGGACCGCCCATCCGTGTGGCCTTACTACTGA